A single genomic interval of Asterias amurensis chromosome 1, ASM3211899v1 harbors:
- the LOC139948656 gene encoding uncharacterized protein encodes MSSSQQSESWRLGTPELIQQMALLAWMNKAEGGEEFYQLITQARIWYEMYQRISCTDEIDAAKVQTIMAIVDYVKKNPRASQDEMAKEIEKHVQLFVEKIDAL; translated from the exons ATGAGTAGTAGCCAACAAAGTGAATCATGGAGATTGGGAACACCAGAGCTGATACAGCAG ATGGCCTTGTTGGCCTGGATGAACAAGGCTGAAGGAGGTGAAGAATTCTATCAGTTGATAACACAAGCAAGAATCTGGTATGAGATGTACCAACGGATAAGTTGCACCGACGAGATAGATGCAGCCAAG GTACAAACCATAATGGCTATTGTTGACTACGTCAAGAAGAACCCACGTGCATCTCAGGATGAAATGGCCAAAGAGATAGAGAAACATGTGCAGCTCTTTGTAGAAAAGATTGATGCTCTATAG